One window of the Camelina sativa cultivar DH55 chromosome 1, Cs, whole genome shotgun sequence genome contains the following:
- the LOC104768959 gene encoding cellulose synthase A catalytic subunit 3 [UDP-forming]-like, which translates to MDSEAETTGKMMSSSNAGEQICEICSDNVGKTVDGEEPFVACDFCSFPVCRPCYEYERKDGNQCCPQCKTRYKRLNGSPAIPGDDGFDVADEGAGEFGYTEKSRNEKISERMLGWHLTTSGKGKEVGDSEYDKEISHNVVPRLTIRQEVGHYFXXXSPERLSRSSTIASGKQFPYSSDISQSPNRRIVDPSRDFGSIGLGNVAWKERVDGWKMKQDNKSGRMSTQAASDIDATTDFFVDEALLNDEARQPLSRKVSVPSSRINPYRMVIMLRLVILCLFLHYRITNPVPNAFGIWLVSVICEIWFAMSWILDQFPKWFPVNRETYLDRLSLRYEREGEPSQLAAVDIFVSTVDPLKEPPLVTANTVLSIMAVDYPVDKVSCYVSDDGAAMLSFESLAETSEFARKWVPFCKKYSIEPRAPEWYFAQKIDYLKDKVHPSFVKDRRAMKREYEEFKIRINALVSKAQKVPEEGWVMKDGTPWPGNNTRDHPGMIQVFLGQNGGLDADGNELPRLVYVSREKRPGFQHHKKAGAMNALVRVSAVLTNGPFLLNLDCDHYINNSKALREAMCFLMDPNLGKQVCYVQFPQRFDGIDKNDRYANRNTVFFDINLRGLDGIQGPVYVGTGCVFNRTALYGYEPPVKPKHKKANFLSRLCGVRKKNAKSKKDTDKKKSGKHTDSTIPVFSLEDIEEGVEDPGLDDDKALLMSQMSLEQRFGKSAVFVASTLMENGGVPPSATPENLLKEAIHVISCGYEDKTEWGTEIGWIYGSVTEDILTGFKMHTRGWRSIYCMPKRPAFKGSAPINLSDRLNQVLRWALGSVEILFSRHCPIWYGYGGRLKFLERFAYVNTAIYPITSIPLLMYCTLPAVCLFTNQFIIPQISNLASIWFLSLFLSIFATGILEMRWSGVGIDEWWRNEQFWVIGGVSAHFFAVFQGLLKVFAGIDTNFTVTSKASDEDGDSAELYMIKWTTLLVPPTTLLFINLVGVVAGVSYAINSGYQSWGPLFGKLFFAFWVIVHLYPFLKGLMGRQNRTPTIIVVWSVLLASIFSLLWVRVDPFISRVTGPDVLVCGINC; encoded by the exons ATGGACTCAGAAGCAGAAACGACG GGGAAGATGATGAGTAGTAGTAACGCTGGTGAGCAGATTTGTGAGATTTGTAGTGACaatgttggaaagactgtggATGGGGAGGAGCCCTTTGTGGCGTGTGATTTTTGTTCATTCCCAGTTTGTAGACCTTGCTATGAGTATGAAAGGAAAGATGGAAACCAGTGTTGTCCTCAATGCAAGACTAGATATAAGAGACTCAACg GTAGTCCTGCTATTCCTGGAGATGATGGCTTTGATGTTGCTGATGAAGGTGCTGGTGAGTTTGGTTATACAGAAAAGTCACGGAACGAAAAGATTTCAGAACGGATGCTTGGATGGCATCTTACTACAAGTGGGAAAGGGAAGGAGGTTGGAGACTCTGAGTATGACAAAGAGATCTCTCACAATGTTGTTCCTCGGCTCACTATTAGACAAGAGGTAGGACATTA tttttNNNNNNNNTCACCTGAACGATTGTCTAGATCTTCTACTATAGCTAGTGGAAAGCAGTTTCCTTACTCATCAGATATCAGTCAATCAC CAAACAGAAGGATTGTTGATCCTTCTAGGGATTTTGGCTCAATAGGATTAGGCAATGTGGCCTGGAAGGAGAGAGTTGATGGCTGGAAAATGAAGCAGGATAACAAATCTGGTCGTATGAGCACTCAAGCTGCTTCTGATATTGATGCCACCACTGATTTCTTTGTTGACGAGGCTTTGCT GAATGATGAAGCACGGCAACCTCTTTCAAGGAAAGTATCCGTTCCTTCATCACGTATAAATCCATACAGAATGGTTATAATGCTGCGGCTCGTAATCCTTTGCCTTTTCTTACATTATCGTATCACAAATCCAGTGCCAAATGCATTTGGTATATGGTTGGTATCAGTGATATGTGAGATCTGGTTCGCCATGTCATGGATTCTTGATCAGTTCCCCAAGTGGTTTCCTGTTAACCGGGAAACTTACCTTGATAGACTATCTTTAAG ATACGAACGTGAAGGCGAACCATCGCAGTTAGCAGCTGTGGACATTTTTGTGAGTACTGTTGACCCGTTGAAGGAGCCTCCTCTGGTGACAGCCAATACAGTACTCTCTATTATGGCAGTTGATTACCCGGTGGATAAGGTGTCTTGTTATGTTTCTGATGATGGTGCTGCTATGTTATCATTTGAGTCACTAGCAGAAACATCTGAATTTGCACGGAAATGGGTACCTTTCTGCAAGAAATATAGTATTGAGCCTCGAGCTCCAGAATGGTACTTTGCTCAGAAAATTGATTACCTGAAGGATAAAGTTCATCCATCATTTGTCAAAGATCGCAGAGCTATGAAG AGGGAGTATGAGGAATTCAAGATCCGTATAAATGCACTTGTTTCCAAGGCTCAGAAAGTTCCTGAAGAAGGGTGGGTTATGAAAGATGGTACGCCATGGCCTGGAAACAACACAAGGGACCATCCAGGAATGATCCAG GTTTTCTTAGGACAAAATGGTGGACTGGACGCTGATGGCAACGAGCTCCCACGTTTGGTCTATGTTTCTAGAGAAAAGCGACCAGGTTTCCAGCACCACAAAAAGGCTGGTGCTATGAATGCACTT GTTAGAGTTTCAGCAGTCCTTACTAATGGACCTTTCCTATTGAATCTTGATTGTGACCATTACATTAATAACAGCAAGGCCTTGAGAGAAGCTATGTGCTTCCTGATGGACCCAAACCTTGGGAAACAAGTTTGTTATGTCCAGTTCCCTCAGAGATTTGATGGTATTGATAAAAACGATAGATATGCTAACCGTAATACGGTTTTCTTCGAT ATAAATTTGAGAGGCTTAGATGGGATTCAAGGACCAGTATATGTGGGAACTGGGTGTGTTTTCAACAGAACTGCATTATATGGTTATGAACCTCCAGTGAAACCAAAACACAAGAAAGCAAATTTTTTATCTAGACTTTGTGGGGTGAGAAAGAAGAATGCCAAATCTAAAAAAGATACTGACAAAAAGAAATCTGGTAAGCACACGGACTCAACCATCCCTGTGTTTAGCCTCGAGGATATAGAAGAGGGAGTTGAAG ATCCTGGGTTGGACGATGACAAGGCACTCTTGATGTCGCAAATGAGCTTGGAACAGAGATTTGGAAAATCAGCTGTTTTTGTTGCTTCTACCCTAATGGAAAATGGAGGTGTTCCTCCATCTGCAACTCCAGAGAACCTTCTTAAAGAAGCTATTCATGTCATTAGCTGTGGATatgaggacaaaacagagtGGGGAACTGAG ATCGGATGGATCTATGGCTCTGTTACAGAAGATATTCTCACCGGCTTCAAAATGCATACCCGTGGTTGGAGGTCGATTTACTGTATGCCTAAACGACCTGCATTCAAAGGATCTGCTCCAATCAATCTTTCTGATCGACTCAACCAAGTCCTCCGGTGGGCTCTAGGCTCAGTAGAGATCCTCTTCAGTCGGCATTGTCCAATCTGGTACGGTTATGGAGGGAGGCTGAAATTTCTTGAGAGGTTTGCATATGTGAACACAGCCATCTATCCAATCACCTCCATTCCTCTCCTCATGTACTGCACATTGCCTGCCGTTTGTCTCTTCACCAACCAATTCATTATTCCTCAG ATAAGTAACTTGGCAAGCATTTGGTTTCTGTCTCTATTTCTCTCCATTTTCGCTACGGGTATACTGGAAATGAGATGGAGCGGTGTGGGCATAGATGAATGGTGGAGAAACGAGCAGTTTTGGGTCATTGGTGGTGTATCAGCTCACTTCTTTGCAGTCTTCCAAGGTCTACTTAAAGTCTTCGCTGGTATTGACACCAACTTCACAGTCACCTCAAAAGCCTCAGATGAAGATGGTGACTCCGCCGAGCTGTACATGATCAAATGGACAACACTTTTAGTCCCACCGACAACTCTGCTCTTTATTAACCTTGTAGGAGTGGTTGCAGGAGTATCTTATGCTATCAATAGTGGATATCAGTCTTGGGGACCCCTCTTTGGTAAGCTCTTCTTTGCCTTCTGGGTGATTGTTCACTTATACCCATTCCTCAAGGGTTTGATGGGCCGACAGAACCGGACTCCAACCATTATTGTGGTTTGGTCAGTCCTTCTAGCTTCGATCTTCTCGTTGTTGTGGGTTCGGGTTGATCCGTTTATATCTAGAGTCACCGGACCAGACGTGCTGGTATGTGGAATCAACTGTTGA
- the LOC104768872 gene encoding methylesterase 17, translating into MAEENHQEETLELKPIRKPPQFVLIHGMSLGSWCWYKIKCLMEVSGFDVTCIDLKSSGIDSSSADTLTSFDQYNQPLIDFLSSSPEEEQVILVGHSAGGLSVTSAIQRFPKKISLAVYIGASMLKYGLQTDEDMKDGVPELSEHGDVYELSFGLGTENPPTSAIIKHEFRRKLLYHMSPQQECSLAALMMRPAPILALTTAKLEEEEETKGEEDKEHVPRVYIKTLHDRVMKPEQQEAMIRRWPPSQVYELDSDHSPFFSNPFVLFGLLIKAAVSVGSI; encoded by the exons ATGGCAGAGGAGAATCATcaagaagaaaccctagaacTCAAACCGATAAGAAAACCACCACAGTTTGTGCTAATACACGGCATGAGCTTAGGATCATGGTGCTGGTACAAGATCAAGTGTCTCATGGAAGTCTCTGGTTTTGACGTCACTTGCATCGACCTAAAATCATCCGGAATAGATTCTTCATCCGCCGACACTCTCACTTCCTTCGACCAGTATAACCAACCACTCATCGACTTCCTCTCCTCTTCCCCCGAAGAAGAACAG GTGATACTTGTGGGTCACAGTGCAGGAGGACTTAGCGTGACAAGCGCGATACAGAGATTCCCTAAGAAGATCTCTCTCGCTGTCTATATCGGAGCTTCGATGCTCAAATACGGGCTCCAAACCGATGAAGATATGAAAGAT GGAGTGCCTGAACTATCAGAACATGGTGATGTCTACGAGCTCAGTTTCGGCTTAGGAACCGAGAATCCTCCTACCAGTGCTATTATCAAACATGAGTTCCGACGAAAACTCCTTTACCACATGAGTCCTCAACAG GAATGTTCCTTGGCTGCATTAATGATGAGACCAGCACCGATTCTGGCGCTAACAACAGCAAAactggaagaagaggaagaaacaaaaggagaaGAGGATAAGGAGCACGTGCCGCGTGTGTACATAAAGACGTTACATGACCGAGTCATGAAACCGGAGCAGCAAGAGGCGATGATAAGAAGGTGGCCACCGAGCCAAGTTTACGAATTGGACAGCGACCATTCTCCTTTCTTCTCTAACCCTTTTGTTCTCTTCGGTTTACTTATCAAAGCTGCCGTTTCCGTCGGTTCtatctaa
- the LOC104768725 gene encoding protein NETWORKED 4A-like isoform X1 — MLDMDISFTTKETESENKKVDSSLWPHHSKSSIAEILTEINQNVQSMLRLIEDGKTESTEKFLCFYQSLGETYNDLNQELLNGLLKFDFNMPCSDHNNNASSLAATPLSSFKPGASLPTSSEMLQQSLKLDGEVEKNHSAFLLADMFCAELETARRELEERNIDIETEKRRVNDLESKLSESSQKIEYLESELDVVKESLGVSEAEVSKLWEMLNECKAEKANLQSGNAADLLDSLRAELRSRDIQIEQMEEYLNQVSLKDTESGTDKNVVEDLRGRVEVLEKQVELQRNVITEREEEKREAIRQLCFSLDHYMSRYI; from the exons ATGTTAGATATGGATATTAGTTTTACCacaaaagaaacagaatcaGAGAATAAGAAGGTTGACTCATCCTTGTGGCCTCATCATTCTAAGTCATCAATAGCAGAGATTTTgacag AGATTAATCAGAATGTTCAAAGCATGCTAAGACTGATTGAAGATGGAAAAACCGAGTCTACGGAGaagtttctttgtttctatCAGTCTCTTGGTGAGACTTACAACGATTTGAACCAAGAGCTCCTCAATGGCCTtctcaaatttgattttaacaTGCCATGTTCAGACCACAACAACAATGCCTCTTCTCTTGCAGCAACTCCACTTAGCTCCTTTAAGCCAGGAGCCTCTCTACCAACGAGTAGCGAGATGTTGCAGCAGAGCTTGAAACTAGATGGTGAGGTTGAGAAGAACCACTCTGCGTTTTTGCTTGCTGATATGTTTTGTGCTGAGCTTGAAACTGCAAGGAGAGAgttagaagaaagaaacatagACATTGAAACTGAGAAAAGGCGTGTGAATGATTTAGAAAGTAAGCTATCAGAATCAAGTCAAAAGATTGAGTATTTAGAAAGCGAGCTCGACGTGGTTAAAGAGAGTTTAGGTGTATCAGAAGCAGAGGTTTCAAAGCTGTGGGAAATGTTGAATGAATGCAAGGCCGAGAAAGCGAATCTGCAGAGTGGTAATGCTGCTGACTTGTTAGATAGCTTAAGAGCAGAGTTGAGATCTAGAGATATCCAGATTGAGCAAATGGAGGAGTATTTGAACCAGGTGAGTCTTAAAGACACTGAATCAGGAACCGACAAGAATGTTGTGGAAGATCTGAGGGGTAGAGTTGAAGTACTGGAGAAACAAGTAGAGTTGCAGAGAAATGTGATAACAGAAcgagaggaagagaaaagagaggctaTAAGACAGCTCTGTTTCTCACTTGATCATTACATGAGCAGATATATTTAG
- the LOC104768725 gene encoding protein NETWORKED 4A-like isoform X2: protein MDISFTTKETESENKKVDSSLWPHHSKSSIAEILTEINQNVQSMLRLIEDGKTESTEKFLCFYQSLGETYNDLNQELLNGLLKFDFNMPCSDHNNNASSLAATPLSSFKPGASLPTSSEMLQQSLKLDGEVEKNHSAFLLADMFCAELETARRELEERNIDIETEKRRVNDLESKLSESSQKIEYLESELDVVKESLGVSEAEVSKLWEMLNECKAEKANLQSGNAADLLDSLRAELRSRDIQIEQMEEYLNQVSLKDTESGTDKNVVEDLRGRVEVLEKQVELQRNVITEREEEKREAIRQLCFSLDHYMSRYI, encoded by the exons ATGGATATTAGTTTTACCacaaaagaaacagaatcaGAGAATAAGAAGGTTGACTCATCCTTGTGGCCTCATCATTCTAAGTCATCAATAGCAGAGATTTTgacag AGATTAATCAGAATGTTCAAAGCATGCTAAGACTGATTGAAGATGGAAAAACCGAGTCTACGGAGaagtttctttgtttctatCAGTCTCTTGGTGAGACTTACAACGATTTGAACCAAGAGCTCCTCAATGGCCTtctcaaatttgattttaacaTGCCATGTTCAGACCACAACAACAATGCCTCTTCTCTTGCAGCAACTCCACTTAGCTCCTTTAAGCCAGGAGCCTCTCTACCAACGAGTAGCGAGATGTTGCAGCAGAGCTTGAAACTAGATGGTGAGGTTGAGAAGAACCACTCTGCGTTTTTGCTTGCTGATATGTTTTGTGCTGAGCTTGAAACTGCAAGGAGAGAgttagaagaaagaaacatagACATTGAAACTGAGAAAAGGCGTGTGAATGATTTAGAAAGTAAGCTATCAGAATCAAGTCAAAAGATTGAGTATTTAGAAAGCGAGCTCGACGTGGTTAAAGAGAGTTTAGGTGTATCAGAAGCAGAGGTTTCAAAGCTGTGGGAAATGTTGAATGAATGCAAGGCCGAGAAAGCGAATCTGCAGAGTGGTAATGCTGCTGACTTGTTAGATAGCTTAAGAGCAGAGTTGAGATCTAGAGATATCCAGATTGAGCAAATGGAGGAGTATTTGAACCAGGTGAGTCTTAAAGACACTGAATCAGGAACCGACAAGAATGTTGTGGAAGATCTGAGGGGTAGAGTTGAAGTACTGGAGAAACAAGTAGAGTTGCAGAGAAATGTGATAACAGAAcgagaggaagagaaaagagaggctaTAAGACAGCTCTGTTTCTCACTTGATCATTACATGAGCAGATATATTTAG